The following are encoded in a window of Dryobates pubescens isolate bDryPub1 chromosome 25, bDryPub1.pri, whole genome shotgun sequence genomic DNA:
- the GP1BB gene encoding platelet glycoprotein Ib beta chain produces the protein MNGEILFLSLLGFLPLVIPTCPVPCKCATNIIDCTSKDLTVAKLPVAFRPSAEVIHLGYNKLTSIPNGLFDNLRSLQIVYLQGNPWECNCDILYLHSWLQWQQNRTLYRDVRCTSPAHLQDRVIAYLTEDEIISTCQYWYCSLALLSQLCLFILLFLQGILVIFIIVYLQKFRRMTAEARSTT, from the coding sequence ATGAATGGTGAAATTCTCTTCTTGTCCCTCCTTGGCTTCCTCCCACTTGTGATACCCACATGCCCTGTGCCATGTAAGTGTGCCACCAACATTATTGACTGCACATCAAAAGACCTCACTGTAGCAAAACTACCAGTTGCTTTCCGTCCTTCAGCTGAAGTTATCCACCTTGGTTACAACAAGCTCACCTCTATTCCCAATGGGCTCTTTGACAACCTAAGGAGTCTCCAAATAGTCTATTTGCAGGGCAACCCTTGGGAGTGCAACTGTGACATCCTCTACTTGCATTCCTGGCTCCAGTGGCAGCAGAACCGGACCTTATACAGGGATGTGAGATGTACGTCCCCAGCTCACCTTCAGGATCGGGTCATTGCCTATCTGACAGAAGATGAGATCATCTCCACATGCCAGTACTGGTactgcagcctggctctcctctctcagctctgcctcttcattctccttttcctccaagGTATCTTGGTGATCTTCATCATTGTCTATCTGCAGAAATTTCGGAGAATGACAGCTGAAGCCCGGAGCACCACCTAG